A single genomic interval of Struthio camelus isolate bStrCam1 chromosome 9, bStrCam1.hap1, whole genome shotgun sequence harbors:
- the COPB2 gene encoding coatomer subunit beta' isoform X2, which yields MPLRLDIKRKLTARSDRVKSVDLHPTEPWMLASLYNGSVCVWNHETQTLVKTFEVCDLPVRAAKFVARKNWVVTGADDMQIRVFNYNTLERVHMFEAHSDYIRCIAVHPTQPFILTSSDDMLIKLWDWDKKWSCSQVFEGHTHYVMQIVINPKDNNQFASASLDRTIKVWQLGSSSPNFTLEGHEKGVNCIDYYSGGDKPYLISGADDRLVKIWDYQNKTCVQTLEGHAQNVSCVSFHPELPIIITGSEDGTVRIWHSSTYRLESTLNYGMERVWCVASLRGSNNVALGYDEGSIIVKLGREEPAMSMDSNGKIIWAKHSEVQQANLKAMGDAEIKDGERLPLAVKDMGSCEIYPQTIQHNPNGRFVVVCGDGEYIIYTAMALRNKSFGSAQEFVWAHDSSEYAIRESNSVVKIFKNFKEKKSFKPDFGAEGIYGGFLLGVRSVNGLAFYDWENTELIRRIEIQPKHIFWSDSGELVCIATEESFFILKYLSEKVAAAQETHEGVTEDGIEDAFEVLGEIQEIVKTGLWVGDCFIYTSSVNRLNYYVGGEIVTIAHLDRTMYLLGYIPKDNRLYLGDKELNIVSYSLLVSVLEYQTAVMRRDFSMADKVLPTIPKEQRTRVAHFLEKQGFKQQALAVSTDPEHRFELALQLGELKIAYQLAVEAESEQKWKQLAELAISKCQFGLAQECLHHAQDYGGLLLLATASGNANMVNKLAEGAEKDGKNNVAFMSYFLQGKLDSCLELLIKTGRLPEAAFLARTYLPSQVSRVVKLWRENLSKVNQKAAESLADPTEYENLFPGLKEAFVVEEYVKQSLADLRPAREYPLVTPNEERNLLEEAKGFKPSGVMASQKQAEEPVLSLKPEAMNSVSQNSDLLSTKEQKTLLDLEDDLDNLDLEDIDTTDINLDEEILDE from the exons atg CCTCTCCGACTTGATATAAAGCGGAAACTAACTGCTCGGTCTGACCGGGTGAAGAGCGTAGACTTGCATCCCACAGAGCCATGGATGTTGGCTAGCCTTTACAATGGCAGTGTCTGCGTTTGGAATCATGAAACACag acgcTGGTGAAGACCTTTGAAGTGTGTGACCTGCCAGTGAGAGCTGCCAAATTTGTGGCAAGAAAGAACTGGGTTGTTACAGGAGCT gATGATATGCAAATTAGAGTTTTCAATTACAACACCTTGGAAAGAGTTCACATGTTTGAAGCACATTCAGATTACATTCGTTGCATTGCTGTACATCCTACGCAGCCTTTCATACTGACAAGCAGCG atgacatGCTTATTAAACTCTGGGACTGGGATAAGAAGTGGTCGTGTTCTCAGGTGTTTGAAGGACATACCCATTATGTCATGCAGATTGTCATAAACCCAAAAGACAATAATCAGTTTGCCAGTGCCTCTTTGGATAGGACAATCAAG gtgTGGCAGCTTGGCTCTTCTTCACCTAACTTTACTTTGGAAGGCCATGAAAAAGGAGTAAACTGCATTGACTATTATAGTGGAGGAGACAAGCCATACCTCATTTCAGGTGCAGACGACCGTTTGGTTAAGATCTGGGATTACCAG AATAAAACATGTGTACAGACACTGGAGGGACATGCTCAGAATGTGTCATGTGTCAGCTTTCACCCTGAATTGCCTATCATAATCACAGGCTCAGAAGAtg GAACCGTGCGCATTTGGCATTCAAGCACATACCGCCTTGAAAGTACCCTCAACTATGGCATGGAGAGAGTGTGGTGTGTGGCCAGTTTAAGAGGATCCAATAATGTGGCGTTGGGATATGATGAAGGCAGCATTATTGTCAAG CTTGGTCGTGAAGAACCTGCCATGTCCATGGattcaaatggaaaaattatttggGCTAAGCATTCAGAAGTCCAACAGGCTAACTTGAAAGCAATGGGAGATGCTGAAATCAAAGACGGAGAAAGATTGCCACTGGCTGTAAAGGATATGGGGAGCTGTGAAATCTATCCACAGACGATTCAGCACAACCCTAATGGACG GTTTGTAGTAGTGTGTGGTGATGGTGAATACATCATTTACACAGCTATGGCTTTGAGAAACAAGAGTTTTGGTTCTGCCCAGGAGTTTGTGTGGGCACACGATTCTTCCGA ATATGCAATCAGGGAGAGCAACAGCGTtgtgaagatatttaaaaatttcaaagAGAAGAAGTCATTCAAACCAGACTTTGGAGCAGAAG GCATCTATGGAGGCTTCCTGTTGGGTGTCAGATCTGTTAATGGTTTGGCATTCTATGATTGGGAGAACACAGAATTGATACGCAGAATTGAAATTCAGCCCAAACAT ATTTTCTGGTCTGACTCGGGTGAGCTTGTCTGCATTGCTACAGAAGAGTCATTCTTCATTCTGAAATATCTATCAGAAAAAGTTGCAGCAGCCCAAGAAACACATGAAGGAGTCACTGAAGATGGAATTGAAGATGCTTTTGAg GTTCTTGGTGAGATTCAAGAGATTGTGAAAACAGGCTTGTGGGTAGGTGACTGCTTTATTTACACCAGTTCTGTGAACAGGCTCAACTACTATGTTGGAGGAGAAATTGTCACTATTGCCCATTTAGACAG GACAATGTATCTTTTGGGGTATATCCCTAAGGACAATCGACTTTATTTGGGTGATAAAGAGCTAAACATTGTTAGCTACTCTTTGCTGGTCTCAGTGCTTGAATATCAAACTGCTGTGATGAGAAGAGACTTCAGTATGGCTGACAAAGTTCTTCCCACAATTCCAAAAGAACAGAGAACCAGAGTTGCacattttcttgaaaaacag GGCTTCAAACAACAAGCTCTTGCCGTATCCACAGATCCCGAGCATCGTTTTGAACTTGCTCTTCAACTTGGAGAATTAAAAATTGCATATCAGCTTGCAGTGGAAGCAGAG TCAGAACAGAAATGGAAGCAACTTGCTGAGCTTGCCATTAGTAAATGCCAGTTTGGTTTAGCCCAGGAATGTCTCCACCATGCACAAGACTATGGAGGTCTATTGCTCTTGGCTACAGCTTCAGGAAATGCTAATATGGTGAATAAGTTAGCTGAAGGAGCAGAAAAGGATGGCAAGAACAACGTAGCGTTTATGAGCTACTTCTTGCAGGGAAA GCTTGATTCATGTTTGGAACTGCTGATTAAAACTGGGCGTCTCCCAGAAGCTGCTTTTCTTGCACGGACATATTTGCCAAGCCAGGTTTCAAG GGTTGTTAAACTGTGGCGGGAGAATCTTTCTAAAGTCAATCAAAAAGCTGCTGAATCCCTTGCTGATCCTACAGAATATGAGAATCTTTTCCCTGGCCTAAAGGAAGCTTTTGTTGTTGAAGAATATGTCAAACAAAGTCTTGCTGACTTGCGGCCAGCCAGGGAATATCCCCTTGTCACT ccaaatgaagaaagaaatttacTTGAAGAAGCAAAAGGTTTCAAGCCTTCTGGAGTAATGGCATCTCAG
- the RBP2 gene encoding retinol-binding protein 2 yields MPADYNGTWEMESNENFEGYMVALDIDFATRKIAKHLKQTKEIIQDGDNFKTKTLSTFRNYELNYTVGVEFEEYTKGLDNRVVKTLVTWDGDKLVCVQKGEKKNRGWKHWIEGDKLYLELTCEDQVCQQVFKKKN; encoded by the exons ATGCCTGCTGATTACAATGGGACATGGGAAATGGAATCCAACGAAAACTTTGAAGGCTACATGGTTGCTTtag ATATTGATTTTGCGACTCGTAAAATTGCAAAGCATTTGAAACAGACAAAGGAGATTATTCAAGATGgagataattttaaaacaaaaacactcagCACTTTCAGAAACTATGAACTGAACTACACCGTGGGAGTGGAGTTCGAAGAATATACCAAAGGACTCGATAATCGAGTGGTAAAG ACACTAGTGACCTGGGATGGTGACAAACTGGTATGTGTTcagaaaggtgaaaagaaaaacaggggtTGGAAGCACTGGATTGAAGGAGACAAACTTTATCTG GAACTGACATGTGAAGACCAGGTGTGCCAGCaggtatttaagaagaaaaactaa
- the COPB2 gene encoding coatomer subunit beta' isoform X1, producing the protein MPLRLDIKRKLTARSDRVKSVDLHPTEPWMLASLYNGSVCVWNHETQTLVKTFEVCDLPVRAAKFVARKNWVVTGADDMQIRVFNYNTLERVHMFEAHSDYIRCIAVHPTQPFILTSSDDMLIKLWDWDKKWSCSQVFEGHTHYVMQIVINPKDNNQFASASLDRTIKVWQLGSSSPNFTLEGHEKGVNCIDYYSGGDKPYLISGADDRLVKIWDYQNKTCVQTLEGHAQNVSCVSFHPELPIIITGSEDGTVRIWHSSTYRLESTLNYGMERVWCVASLRGSNNVALGYDEGSIIVKLGREEPAMSMDSNGKIIWAKHSEVQQANLKAMGDAEIKDGERLPLAVKDMGSCEIYPQTIQHNPNGRFVVVCGDGEYIIYTAMALRNKSFGSAQEFVWAHDSSEYAIRESNSVVKIFKNFKEKKSFKPDFGAEGIYGGFLLGVRSVNGLAFYDWENTELIRRIEIQPKHIFWSDSGELVCIATEESFFILKYLSEKVAAAQETHEGVTEDGIEDAFEVLGEIQEIVKTGLWVGDCFIYTSSVNRLNYYVGGEIVTIAHLDRTMYLLGYIPKDNRLYLGDKELNIVSYSLLVSVLEYQTAVMRRDFSMADKVLPTIPKEQRTRVAHFLEKQGFKQQALAVSTDPEHRFELALQLGELKIAYQLAVEAESEQKWKQLAELAISKCQFGLAQECLHHAQDYGGLLLLATASGNANMVNKLAEGAEKDGKNNVAFMSYFLQGKLDSCLELLIKTGRLPEAAFLARTYLPSQVSRVVKLWRENLSKVNQKAAESLADPTEYENLFPGLKEAFVVEEYVKQSLADLRPAREYPLVTPNEERNLLEEAKGFKPSGVMASQQAEEPVLSLKPEAMNSVSQNSDLLSTKEQKTLLDLEDDLDNLDLEDIDTTDINLDEEILDE; encoded by the exons atg CCTCTCCGACTTGATATAAAGCGGAAACTAACTGCTCGGTCTGACCGGGTGAAGAGCGTAGACTTGCATCCCACAGAGCCATGGATGTTGGCTAGCCTTTACAATGGCAGTGTCTGCGTTTGGAATCATGAAACACag acgcTGGTGAAGACCTTTGAAGTGTGTGACCTGCCAGTGAGAGCTGCCAAATTTGTGGCAAGAAAGAACTGGGTTGTTACAGGAGCT gATGATATGCAAATTAGAGTTTTCAATTACAACACCTTGGAAAGAGTTCACATGTTTGAAGCACATTCAGATTACATTCGTTGCATTGCTGTACATCCTACGCAGCCTTTCATACTGACAAGCAGCG atgacatGCTTATTAAACTCTGGGACTGGGATAAGAAGTGGTCGTGTTCTCAGGTGTTTGAAGGACATACCCATTATGTCATGCAGATTGTCATAAACCCAAAAGACAATAATCAGTTTGCCAGTGCCTCTTTGGATAGGACAATCAAG gtgTGGCAGCTTGGCTCTTCTTCACCTAACTTTACTTTGGAAGGCCATGAAAAAGGAGTAAACTGCATTGACTATTATAGTGGAGGAGACAAGCCATACCTCATTTCAGGTGCAGACGACCGTTTGGTTAAGATCTGGGATTACCAG AATAAAACATGTGTACAGACACTGGAGGGACATGCTCAGAATGTGTCATGTGTCAGCTTTCACCCTGAATTGCCTATCATAATCACAGGCTCAGAAGAtg GAACCGTGCGCATTTGGCATTCAAGCACATACCGCCTTGAAAGTACCCTCAACTATGGCATGGAGAGAGTGTGGTGTGTGGCCAGTTTAAGAGGATCCAATAATGTGGCGTTGGGATATGATGAAGGCAGCATTATTGTCAAG CTTGGTCGTGAAGAACCTGCCATGTCCATGGattcaaatggaaaaattatttggGCTAAGCATTCAGAAGTCCAACAGGCTAACTTGAAAGCAATGGGAGATGCTGAAATCAAAGACGGAGAAAGATTGCCACTGGCTGTAAAGGATATGGGGAGCTGTGAAATCTATCCACAGACGATTCAGCACAACCCTAATGGACG GTTTGTAGTAGTGTGTGGTGATGGTGAATACATCATTTACACAGCTATGGCTTTGAGAAACAAGAGTTTTGGTTCTGCCCAGGAGTTTGTGTGGGCACACGATTCTTCCGA ATATGCAATCAGGGAGAGCAACAGCGTtgtgaagatatttaaaaatttcaaagAGAAGAAGTCATTCAAACCAGACTTTGGAGCAGAAG GCATCTATGGAGGCTTCCTGTTGGGTGTCAGATCTGTTAATGGTTTGGCATTCTATGATTGGGAGAACACAGAATTGATACGCAGAATTGAAATTCAGCCCAAACAT ATTTTCTGGTCTGACTCGGGTGAGCTTGTCTGCATTGCTACAGAAGAGTCATTCTTCATTCTGAAATATCTATCAGAAAAAGTTGCAGCAGCCCAAGAAACACATGAAGGAGTCACTGAAGATGGAATTGAAGATGCTTTTGAg GTTCTTGGTGAGATTCAAGAGATTGTGAAAACAGGCTTGTGGGTAGGTGACTGCTTTATTTACACCAGTTCTGTGAACAGGCTCAACTACTATGTTGGAGGAGAAATTGTCACTATTGCCCATTTAGACAG GACAATGTATCTTTTGGGGTATATCCCTAAGGACAATCGACTTTATTTGGGTGATAAAGAGCTAAACATTGTTAGCTACTCTTTGCTGGTCTCAGTGCTTGAATATCAAACTGCTGTGATGAGAAGAGACTTCAGTATGGCTGACAAAGTTCTTCCCACAATTCCAAAAGAACAGAGAACCAGAGTTGCacattttcttgaaaaacag GGCTTCAAACAACAAGCTCTTGCCGTATCCACAGATCCCGAGCATCGTTTTGAACTTGCTCTTCAACTTGGAGAATTAAAAATTGCATATCAGCTTGCAGTGGAAGCAGAG TCAGAACAGAAATGGAAGCAACTTGCTGAGCTTGCCATTAGTAAATGCCAGTTTGGTTTAGCCCAGGAATGTCTCCACCATGCACAAGACTATGGAGGTCTATTGCTCTTGGCTACAGCTTCAGGAAATGCTAATATGGTGAATAAGTTAGCTGAAGGAGCAGAAAAGGATGGCAAGAACAACGTAGCGTTTATGAGCTACTTCTTGCAGGGAAA GCTTGATTCATGTTTGGAACTGCTGATTAAAACTGGGCGTCTCCCAGAAGCTGCTTTTCTTGCACGGACATATTTGCCAAGCCAGGTTTCAAG GGTTGTTAAACTGTGGCGGGAGAATCTTTCTAAAGTCAATCAAAAAGCTGCTGAATCCCTTGCTGATCCTACAGAATATGAGAATCTTTTCCCTGGCCTAAAGGAAGCTTTTGTTGTTGAAGAATATGTCAAACAAAGTCTTGCTGACTTGCGGCCAGCCAGGGAATATCCCCTTGTCACT ccaaatgaagaaagaaatttacTTGAAGAAGCAAAAGGTTTCAAGCCTTCTGGAGTAATGGCATCTCAG